A single genomic interval of Desulfobacterales bacterium harbors:
- a CDS encoding Hsp70 family protein, whose translation MMESEYIIGIDLGTTNSVVSYTKARLQPGQTPVVHVLNIPQTVGPGVVEERQMLPSFILAPGPHDVPQDALSLPWPDEAAFTVGEFAKTRGVEISQRLISSAKSWLCHTHVDRNKAILPWKGPEDCPKLSPVEASAKILHHIRQAWNHLMAQKDNGVDERLLLENQDILLTVPASFDAVARELTVQAARLAGLSHVTLLEEPQAAFYAWIAASGESWREQVSVGDMILVFDIGGGTSDFSMIRVSESEGELALERIAVGEHLLVGGDNMDLTLAYSLSKRLSDQGKRLDARQMQGLWHSCRNAKEKILAADGLAQHPISILGSGRSLIGGTLRTDLTRQDAESIILDGFFPACDRSETPKAPQRIGLKEIGLAYEADPSISRHLARFLSRLDAHLKAPAHPTAVLFNGGVMKADELRKRVLHILNQWQDSEKAAPVREIAATDYDLAVAKGAAYYGLARRGHGIRIRSGLGKSYYLGIAAAMPAVPGMPTPIRALCIAPFGMEEGSMAVVSSREFVLVVGEPVMFDFLGSAERFDDAPGTIIDDWEGQIEPITTLETTLDGELGSLVPVTLEIAVTEIGTLEVWCASTTNDRKWKLEFNVRERDSGGD comes from the coding sequence ATGATGGAATCTGAATATATCATCGGGATCGATCTCGGTACCACAAACAGCGTGGTCTCGTATACGAAAGCAAGGTTACAACCCGGTCAAACCCCGGTTGTTCATGTGTTGAATATTCCTCAGACCGTCGGGCCCGGCGTGGTGGAAGAACGGCAGATGCTTCCGTCGTTTATTCTGGCCCCGGGTCCGCATGATGTGCCGCAAGACGCGTTATCGCTTCCCTGGCCCGATGAGGCCGCGTTTACCGTGGGAGAATTTGCCAAGACAAGAGGCGTTGAAATTTCTCAACGGCTCATATCCTCTGCAAAATCATGGCTTTGCCATACGCACGTGGATCGCAATAAAGCCATTCTTCCCTGGAAAGGCCCGGAGGATTGCCCGAAGCTCTCACCCGTGGAAGCGTCCGCCAAAATTTTACATCATATTCGACAGGCCTGGAACCACTTGATGGCACAAAAGGACAACGGGGTCGATGAACGGCTCCTGCTGGAAAACCAGGACATTTTGTTGACGGTACCGGCTTCCTTTGACGCCGTCGCCCGGGAACTGACCGTTCAAGCGGCCCGGTTGGCCGGACTTTCGCATGTGACCCTTTTGGAAGAGCCACAGGCTGCTTTTTATGCCTGGATCGCCGCGTCTGGTGAGTCCTGGCGGGAACAGGTTTCCGTTGGGGATATGATTCTGGTGTTTGACATTGGTGGCGGCACCAGCGATTTCAGCATGATTCGTGTGTCCGAAAGTGAAGGGGAGTTGGCCTTGGAGCGAATCGCCGTGGGCGAGCATTTGCTGGTGGGAGGCGACAATATGGATCTGACCCTTGCCTATTCGCTTTCAAAACGGCTTTCAGATCAGGGAAAACGTCTGGACGCCCGCCAAATGCAAGGATTATGGCATAGTTGCCGAAACGCCAAGGAAAAAATATTGGCCGCCGATGGTCTGGCACAGCACCCGATTTCCATTCTCGGTTCCGGAAGAAGCTTGATCGGGGGCACCCTTCGAACGGATCTCACACGGCAGGATGCCGAATCGATCATTCTGGACGGTTTTTTCCCCGCCTGTGACAGGAGCGAGACACCGAAGGCGCCGCAACGGATCGGATTAAAGGAGATTGGCTTGGCCTATGAGGCTGATCCCTCTATTTCCCGGCACTTGGCGCGTTTTCTAAGCAGGCTGGATGCGCATTTGAAGGCACCGGCCCATCCGACGGCCGTGTTGTTTAACGGCGGCGTGATGAAGGCCGATGAACTGCGAAAACGTGTGTTGCATATTCTCAATCAATGGCAAGATTCCGAAAAAGCCGCTCCGGTCAGGGAAATAGCCGCGACCGATTATGATCTGGCGGTCGCTAAGGGGGCGGCTTATTATGGTCTTGCGCGACGCGGCCACGGCATCCGAATTCGCAGCGGTCTTGGAAAATCTTATTATTTGGGTATTGCCGCGGCCATGCCGGCAGTTCCAGGCATGCCCACGCCCATTCGCGCCTTATGCATTGCGCCATTCGGCATGGAGGAGGGGAGCATGGCGGTTGTGTCTTCCCGGGAATTCGTGCTGGTTGTAGGCGAGCCGGTTATGTTTGATTTTTTGGGTTCCGCAGAGCGATTTGACGATGCGCCCGGTACCATTATCGATGATTGGGAAGGGCAGATCGAACCGATTACGACCTTGGAAACCACCCTGGATGGCGAACTGGGCTCTCTGGTTCCCGTTACCCTGGAAATCGCGGTAACGGAAATCGGTACATTGGAAGTCTGGTGCGCTTCCACGACAAACGATCGCAAATGGAAGCTCGAATTCAACGTTCGAGAAAGGGACAGCGGTGGCGATTGA
- a CDS encoding Hsp70 family protein has translation MAIDQRYIIGIDLGTTNSAVSYVDLQEIPPHISQKAKQQAIKLFRVSQLTGPGEITKLSVLPSFLYIPGEYDISKEAVALPWSDSPAHVVGAFARDHGIKVPARLISSAKSWLCHSNVDRQAKILPWGVSGNINKVSPVQATAAYLSHIRNAWNHGKGDNDDLFFENQMIIITVPASFDEVARDLTVEAAAMAGLKNITLLEEPLAVFYSWLIRHEHHWQDLVRPGELILVCDVGGGTSDFTLISLRETDGSPRFERIAVGDHLILGGDNVDLALARTVEMRFSGKSASLGADRWKSLCHQCRQAKETLLDGHAAAVKITLMGEGGKLISGTLSAELTRKDVESVVTEGFFPLVPSGTIRKRTERKGISELGLLYEPEAAVTKHLCWFIEQHRNDITMALQREDPAPNHILFNGGSLKPDIIQDNIREALRHWFGESNKGRPNVLDNPVPDLAVALGAAYYGLVKTGIGIRVGSGSARAYYLGVATQTDSPENTPGEAICLVERGLDEGSEIELRDRNFKVLANQPVRFDVYSSSFRSGDACGDLVTVDDSLTPMPPLQTVIEFGKKSQQTEIPVQLEATYTEIGTLSLWCRSRATNHRWQLQFQLRDRVNVSPTVADTRVIEASIVDGIRHKIERVFSSQVNRNELESVVKEISQTVGHAKEHWPLSFIRMLSDDLLELESARYIVAEQESRWMNLVGFCMRPGFGDAFDPQRLKKLWKFHKQGPIHSKNAQVRSEWWIMWRRICAGLTAGQQRQLSQELTSVLMPKKGARTKMPAQEVLEIWLLLANLEHLQPTDKTRWGEMLLSEITPKRSNPQMFWALSRFGARELLYGSVDRVIPPDQAFHWCQALMDQSWLHVRPVGMAVSQLARKTGDRMRDLADDQLTRIVDWMKRFPELSSCLPFVTETTPLAAIEESAIFGEQLPSGLILHD, from the coding sequence GTGGCGATTGATCAGCGGTACATCATCGGTATTGACCTGGGCACAACCAACTCAGCGGTATCCTATGTGGATTTACAGGAAATCCCCCCCCATATTTCTCAAAAAGCCAAACAACAAGCAATCAAGCTGTTTCGCGTGTCCCAATTAACTGGTCCCGGCGAGATAACCAAGCTTTCCGTGCTGCCTTCCTTTTTATACATTCCGGGGGAGTACGACATTTCAAAAGAAGCCGTTGCGCTTCCCTGGTCGGATTCTCCCGCGCATGTGGTGGGCGCTTTTGCCAGGGACCATGGGATCAAAGTGCCTGCCAGATTAATTTCTTCCGCCAAAAGCTGGCTTTGCCACAGCAACGTGGACCGGCAGGCGAAAATTCTTCCCTGGGGCGTTTCCGGAAATATCAATAAGGTGTCGCCAGTGCAGGCGACGGCCGCCTACCTTTCTCATATTCGCAATGCCTGGAACCACGGCAAGGGAGACAACGACGATCTGTTTTTCGAAAACCAGATGATCATTATTACCGTGCCGGCGTCTTTTGACGAGGTGGCCCGGGATCTGACGGTTGAAGCCGCCGCCATGGCCGGTTTAAAAAATATCACCTTGCTCGAAGAACCCCTGGCTGTTTTTTATTCCTGGCTCATTCGGCATGAACACCATTGGCAAGACTTGGTCCGGCCCGGTGAATTGATTCTCGTCTGCGACGTGGGGGGCGGCACCTCCGATTTTACATTGATCAGCTTGCGGGAGACAGATGGCAGCCCTCGTTTTGAAAGAATTGCGGTGGGCGATCATTTGATTCTGGGCGGCGACAATGTTGATCTCGCGTTGGCCCGCACAGTAGAAATGCGGTTTTCCGGCAAGTCCGCATCGCTTGGCGCGGATCGTTGGAAATCTCTCTGCCATCAATGCCGTCAGGCCAAAGAAACCCTTTTGGATGGCCATGCCGCAGCGGTTAAAATTACCTTGATGGGCGAGGGCGGAAAGCTTATTTCCGGTACCTTGTCCGCCGAGCTGACCCGAAAGGACGTGGAGTCGGTCGTGACGGAGGGATTTTTCCCGTTGGTACCCTCCGGCACGATCAGAAAGCGAACCGAACGAAAAGGCATATCGGAACTCGGTCTTCTTTATGAACCCGAAGCGGCCGTGACCAAGCATTTATGCTGGTTCATTGAGCAACACCGAAACGATATCACGATGGCGCTGCAGCGCGAGGATCCCGCCCCCAACCATATCTTATTCAATGGTGGATCTTTAAAGCCAGATATCATTCAGGATAATATTAGAGAAGCGCTGCGTCACTGGTTTGGTGAATCGAACAAGGGACGTCCCAACGTGCTGGATAACCCGGTTCCGGATCTGGCGGTGGCCTTGGGCGCCGCTTATTACGGACTGGTTAAAACCGGTATCGGTATTCGTGTCGGCTCCGGCAGCGCCCGGGCCTATTATCTTGGTGTGGCCACCCAAACGGATAGTCCGGAAAATACACCCGGTGAAGCCATATGTCTGGTAGAACGCGGCCTGGATGAAGGATCGGAAATTGAACTAAGAGACCGTAATTTTAAGGTGCTGGCCAATCAACCGGTTCGCTTTGATGTCTATAGCTCCAGCTTTCGGTCCGGTGATGCTTGCGGTGATCTGGTAACTGTGGATGATTCGTTGACCCCCATGCCGCCATTGCAAACCGTGATTGAATTCGGAAAAAAGAGCCAGCAAACCGAAATTCCGGTTCAACTCGAAGCGACCTATACCGAAATAGGAACACTGTCGCTCTGGTGCCGCAGTCGAGCGACCAATCACCGCTGGCAGCTTCAATTTCAACTTCGGGACCGAGTGAATGTATCCCCTACGGTGGCCGATACACGCGTGATAGAGGCCTCGATTGTGGATGGGATTCGCCATAAAATCGAACGGGTGTTCTCATCACAAGTCAATCGAAATGAACTTGAGTCGGTTGTCAAGGAGATCTCGCAGACGGTGGGGCATGCAAAAGAACACTGGCCCTTGTCCTTTATCCGTATGCTGAGCGATGATCTGCTTGAATTGGAATCGGCCCGCTATATCGTTGCGGAGCAGGAAAGCCGCTGGATGAACCTCGTGGGATTTTGCATGCGGCCTGGGTTCGGGGACGCATTTGACCCCCAACGGCTTAAAAAACTATGGAAATTCCACAAACAGGGGCCGATTCATTCAAAAAACGCACAGGTGCGCTCCGAGTGGTGGATTATGTGGCGCCGAATTTGCGCCGGGCTTACCGCAGGCCAACAACGGCAGTTGAGTCAGGAACTGACATCCGTACTGATGCCCAAAAAAGGGGCGCGAACCAAGATGCCGGCCCAGGAGGTGCTCGAAATCTGGCTGCTGCTGGCCAACCTGGAACATTTGCAGCCGACCGACAAAACGCGATGGGGTGAGATGCTGCTTTCTGAAATTACGCCTAAGAGGAGCAATCCGCAGATGTTTTGGGCGCTCTCGCGCTTCGGCGCAAGAGAACTCCTCTATGGTTCCGTGGACCGGGTTATTCCACCGGACCAAGCCTTTCATTGGTGTCAAGCATTAATGGATCAGTCGTGGCTTCACGTCCGACCGGTTGGCATGGCAGTTTCTCAATTGGCCAGAAAAACGGGCGACCGAATGCGCGACCTGGCCGATGACCAGTTGACGCGTATCGTCGATTGGATGAAAAGATTTCCGGAGCTATCTTCCTGCCTGCCGTTCGTCACTGAAACAACTCCCTTGGCGGCGATAGAAGAAAGT
- a CDS encoding DUF2760 domain-containing protein has product MDILKMFSRRAFFRIIIYFFLLGALVFLLMFFGMTLLKTDLPGMIGITPDSELFPKITQLLASTEKHLFQCALPTLAIVFLITALSLWMGVRKSLKKLMPLSIDKKQGRTLTPKKSDDSELHAQKRRHDKQMYFYLVSLLQREGRLIDFMAEDLSLYDDAQIGAAVRGIHESCKKIIDKSLAPKPIIDKTEGDAVTVEPGFNPAAIKLIGNVSGEPPFQGILRHRGWQSKKEELPTLSGTQDEGILAPAEVEIQ; this is encoded by the coding sequence TTGGATATTTTAAAAATGTTTTCACGCCGCGCTTTTTTCAGAATTATCATTTATTTTTTTCTGCTGGGCGCTTTGGTATTTCTACTCATGTTTTTTGGCATGACGCTCTTGAAAACCGACCTGCCGGGAATGATCGGCATCACCCCTGATTCCGAGCTATTTCCGAAAATCACCCAGCTGCTGGCGTCAACCGAAAAGCATCTGTTTCAGTGCGCGCTGCCGACCTTGGCCATTGTTTTTTTGATTACCGCTCTTTCCCTGTGGATGGGGGTTAGAAAATCGCTCAAGAAATTGATGCCGCTCTCAATTGACAAAAAGCAGGGGCGGACGCTAACACCCAAAAAATCGGATGACAGTGAGCTTCACGCACAAAAGCGCCGCCATGATAAACAGATGTATTTTTATTTAGTATCACTGCTTCAGCGTGAAGGGCGCCTGATCGACTTTATGGCTGAAGATTTGAGCTTGTATGACGATGCGCAAATCGGTGCCGCGGTCCGCGGTATTCACGAAAGCTGCAAAAAAATTATCGATAAATCCCTTGCTCCCAAACCGATCATCGATAAAACCGAAGGGGACGCCGTTACGGTTGAACCGGGGTTTAATCCGGCAGCGATCAAACTGATTGGAAATGTGAGCGGGGAACCGCCATTTCAGGGCATTTTGCGTCATCGCGGATGGCAATCCAAAAAAGAGGAGTTGCCGACGCTATCCGGAACCCAGGATGAAGGAATTCTGGCCCCTGCGGAAGTGGAAATCCAATAA